One window of the Felis catus isolate Fca126 chromosome E3, F.catus_Fca126_mat1.0, whole genome shotgun sequence genome contains the following:
- the VASN gene encoding vasorin, which produces MYPRIPLPPMLPPLLLLLLAPVPRVQCCPTGCQCNQPQTVFCAARQGTTVPRDVPPDTASLYVFENGITTLDAGSFASLPGLQLLDLSQNQLASLPGGVFQPLANLSNLDLTANRLREITNETFRGLRRLERLYLGKNRIRHIQPGAFDTLDSLLELKLQDNELRALPPLHLPRLLLLDLSHNSLPALEPGTLDTVNVEALRLAGLGLRRLDEGLFGRLRNLHDLDVSDNQLERVPPAVRGLRGLTRLRLAGNTRIAQLRPESLAGLVALQELDLSNLSLQALPHELSTLFPRLRLLAAARNPFNCVCPLSWFGPWVRESRVALASPEETRCHFPPKNAGRLLLDLEYADFGCPATTTTATAPTTKPMAWGPTLSPSSPAPTWLSPTQPATEAPSLPPAAPPTLGAPPRPQDCPASICLNGGTCHLGVHGHLECLCPELFTGLYCESRVRQGPQPSPAPATPEPPQPLPLGIEPASPTSLRVGLQRYLQGSTAQLRSLRLTYRNLSGPDKRPVTLRLPASLAEYTVTQLRPNATYSICVRLLGAGRVPEGEEACGEARTPPAVRSNHAPVTQAREGNLPLLIAPALAAVLLAALAAVGAAYCVRRGRTAAAATHGKGQVGPGTGPLELEGVKAPLEPGPKATEGGGEAPPSGPECEVPLMGYPGASPQGPLPTKPYI; this is translated from the coding sequence ATGTACCCCAGAATCCCTCTGCCCCCAATGCTGCcgccactgctgctgctgctgctggccccAGTCCCCAGAGTGCAGTGCTGCCCGACAGGCTGCCAGTGCAACCAGCCGCAGACGGTCTTCTGTGCCGCCCGCCAGGGAACCACAGTGCCCCGGGACGTGCCCCCTGACACGGCAAGCCTTTACGTCTTCGAGAACGGCATCACCACACTCGATGCAGGCAGCTTTGCCAGCCTGCCAGGGCTGCAGCTCCTAGACCTGTCACAGAACCAGCTCGCCAGCCTGCCCGGCGGGGTCTTCCAACCACTCGCCAACCTCAGCAACCTGGACCTGACTGCCAACAGGCTGCGCGAGATCACCAACGAGACCTTCCGCGGCCTGCGGCGCCTAGAGCGCCTCTACCTGGGCAAGAACCGCATCCGCCACATCCAGCCCGGAGCCTTTGACACACTAGACAGCCTCCTGGAGCTCAAGCTGCAGGACAACGAGCTGCGGGCCCTGCCCCCGCTGCACCTGCCGCGCCTGCTGCTGCTCGACCTCAGTCACAACAGCCTCCCGGCCCTGGAGCCTGGCACCTTGGACACTGTCAACGTGGAGGCACTGAGGCTGGCCGGCCTGGGACTGCGGCGGCTGGACGAGGGGCTCTTTGGCCGCTTACGCAACCTCCACGACCTGGATGTGTCCGACAACCAGCTGGAGCGAGTCCCGCCGGCCGTCCGGGGCCTCCGGGGGCTGACGCGCCTGCGGCTGGCCGGTAACACCCGCATTGCCCAGCTGCGGCCCGAGAGCCTGGCCGGCCTGGTGGCCCTGCAAGAGCTGGACCTGAGCAACCTGAGCCTGCAGGCGCTCCCACACGAGCTCTCTACCCTCTTCCCCCGCCTGCGGCTCCTGGCGGCCGCCCGCAACCCCTTCAACTGCGTGTGTCCCCTGAGCTGGTTTGGCCCTTGGGTGCGGGAGAGCCGCGTGGCACTGGCCAGCCCGGAGGAGACACGCTGCCACTTCCCACCCAAGAACGCTGGCCGGCTGCTCCTAGACCTTGAATATGCTGACTTTGGCTgcccagccaccaccaccacggcCACGGCACCCACCACAAAGCCCATGGCTTGGGGGCCAACTCTCTCACCTTCCAGTCCAGCTCCCACCTGGCTCAGCCCCACACAGCCTGCCACGGAGGCCCCCAGCCTGCCGCCTGCCGCCCCACCCACTCTGGGAGCTCCCCCGAGGCCCCAGGACTGCCCAGCGTCCATCTGCCTCAACGGGGGCACCTGTCACCTGGGAGTGCACGGCCACCTGGAGTGCCTGTGCCCTGAGCTCTTCACAGGCCTCTACTGCGAGAGCCGGGTGAGGCAggggccccagcccagccccgccccggccACGCCGGAGCCGCCGCAGCCCCTGCCCCTTGGCATCGAGCCAGCGAGCCCCACCTCCCTGCGTGTGGGGCTGCAGCGCTACCTGCAGGGCAGCACCGCGCAGCTCAGGAGCCTCCGCCTCACTTACCGTAACCTGTCAGGCCCCGACAAGCGGCCGGTGACGCTGCGGCTGCCTGCTTCGCTTGCTGAGTACACAGTCACCCAGCTGCGGCCCAACGCCACCTACTCCATCTGCGTCAGGCTTCTGGGGGCCGGGCGGGTGCCCGAGGGCGAAGAGGCCTGTGGGGAGGCCCGCACACCCCCAGCCGTCCGCTCCAACCATGCCCCTGTCACCCAGGCCCGGGAGGGCAACCTGCCGCTCCTCATCGCTCCCGCCCTGGCTGCAGTGCTCCTAGCCGCACTGGCTGCCGTGGGGGCAGCCTACTGTGTGCGGCGGGGACGGACGGCAGCGGCTGCCACTCACGGCAAAGGACAGGTGGGGCCAGGGACTGGGCCCCTGGAGCTGGAGGGGGTGAAGGCCCCCTTGGAGCCAGGCCCCAAGGCGACTGAGGGCGGTGGGGAAGCTCCACCCAGTGGGCCAGAGTGTGAGGTGCCTCTCATGGGCTACCCGGGGGccagcccccaggggcccctccccacTAAGCCCTACATCTAA